Proteins found in one Passer domesticus isolate bPasDom1 chromosome 16, bPasDom1.hap1, whole genome shotgun sequence genomic segment:
- the LOC135282311 gene encoding keratin-associated protein 10-4-like, with translation MHSIPSSSRSPGVLLLLGLLILRAEPSVTPEEGGDSQKPGRCPRDFMRCLRLESPLCANDSSCPAGLKCCHWECRHRCIPPAEEKPGACPAAAPEGLTAPCSFPCLEDKDCLGAQKCCPLGCGSACLEPAQDQPKPSEGPTAQPGPFRERCRGDGDCPDAQKCCNSSCGHQCLPGVPAEGTSPAPVTQRPLQHQWGCLKDEDCPPFHVCCHQLCTRHCVANSQGKDGFCPVRAGLFPSYDCRAWCWHDGECPREEKCCLRGCDYVCLPPSQEKPGICPLAEEAPPAPCGTTCTKDWQCPGAEKCCSSSRCGNVCSAPEPEKPGECPKVRPQPASEPCTEKDSCSHDRDCSRQEKCCFSGCAMRCTRPAQEHPGECPRAGPCWELRRGSQCLDDSVCRRQEKCCDTGCGRECVAVPRGSGDRADGLCVEECQADSQCPRGQRCTSVGCGHVCMDIPGEQDTVAVAQARAERCSEECEADSQCPWGQRCTRTSCGRVCVDTPGGEAQDTQETLDEQCPWGHKCCSNGCGHVCTRVSGGKEADGHHEGGQHQG, from the exons atgcacagcatccccagcagcagcaggagcccaggAGTTTTGCTCCTCCTGGGCCTCCTCATCCTCAGGGCAGAGCCAAGCGTGACACCAGAGGAGGGTG GGGACTCCCAGAAACCGGGGCGGTGTCCACGGGACTTCATGCGCTGCTTGCGCCTGGAGTCCCCGCTGTGTGCCAACGACTCCAGCTGCCCCGCCGGGCTCAAGTGCTGCCACTGGGAGTGCCGGCACCGCTGCATCCCCCCGGCAGAAG AGAAGCCCGGTGCGTGCCCGGCAGCAGCCCCCGAGGGGCTCACTGccccctgctccttcccctgcctggAGGACAAGGACTGCCTGGGCGCGCAGAAGTGCTGCCCGCTGGGCTGCggctctgcctgcctggagcCGGCGCAGG ACCAGCCCAAGCCCAGCGAGGGCCCCACGGCGCAGCCAGGACCATTCCGGGAGCGGTGCCGAGGTGACGGTGACTGCCCCGACGCGCAGAAATGCTGCAACAGCAGCTGCGGCCACCAGTGCCTGCCGGGAGTGCCGGCCG AGggcaccagccctgccccagtgaCTCAAAGGCCACTGCAGCACCAGTGGGGATGCCTCAAGGACGAGGACTGTCCCCCGTTCCACGTGTGCTGTCACCAGCTGTGCACCAGGCACTGCGTGGCCAACAGCCAAG GGAAGGATGGATTCTGCCCAGTCCGTGCCGGGCTGTTCCCCAGTTACGACTGCAGAGCCTGGTGCTGGCACGATGGCGAGTGCCCCCGCGAGGAGAAGTGCTGCCTCCGTGGCTGTGACTACGTCTGCCTGCCCCCATCCCAAG AGAAACCAGGCATCTGCCCGCTGGCTGAGGAGGCTCCGCCGGCCCCGTGTGGCACCACCTGCACCAAGGACTGGCAGTGCCCGGGGGCTGagaagtgctgcagcagcagcagatgtggcAACGTGTGCTCAGCCCCAGAACCAG AAAAACCCGGTGAGTGCCCGAAGGTGAGGCCACAACCCGCATCGGAGCCGTGCACGGAGAAGGACTCCTGCAGCCACGACAGGGACTGCTCCCGCCAGGAGAAGTGCTGCTTCTCCGGCTGCGCCATGCGCTGCACCCGCCCTGCCCAAG AGCACCCCGGGGAGTGCCCCCGGGCAgggccgtgctgggagctgcggCGCGGGAGCCAGTGCCTGGATGACAGCGTCTGCCGGCGACAGGAGAAGTGCTGTGACACCGGCTGTGGCCGGGAGTGCGTGGCCGTGCCCAGAG GCAGTGGGGACAGAGCTGATGGCCTGTGTGTGGAGGAGTGCCAGGCTGATTCACAGTGTCCCCGCGGGCAGCGGTGCACCAGCGTCGGCTGTGGCCACGTCTGCATGGACATCCCGGGAG AGCAGGACACTGTGGCTGTGGcccaggccagggctgagcGGTGCTCCGAGGAGTGCGAGGCCGACTCGCAGtgtccctggggacagaggTGCACCCGCACCTCCTGCGGCCGTGTCTGCGTGGACACTCCTGGAGGTGAGGCACAGGACACCCAGGAGAC
- the LOC135282181 gene encoding WAP four-disulfide core domain protein 2-like yields MPTARSVLILAGLLALWAELPAASAQNDTTKAGVCPSPATDAVNCTVGCQSDGDCESTLKCCPAACGKACQKPDEKPGTCPPVNPGIPMLGVCTNQCKTDANCSGIQKCCRNGCGKVSCVTPILH; encoded by the exons ATGCCCACGGCCCGCAGCGTCCTCATCTTGGCGGGGCTCCTggctctctgggcagagctgccgGCAGCATCCGCCCAGAATGACACCA CGAAAGCCGGCGTGTGCCCCAGCCCGGCGACGGATGCCGTGAACTGCACAGTGGGGTGCCAGTCCGATGGCGACTGCGAGAGCACCCTCAAGTGCTGCCCGGCAGCCTGCGGCAAGGCCTGCCAGAAGCCTGACG AGAAGCCTGGCACCTGCCCACCCGTCAACCCGGGCATCCCCATGCTGGGCGTCTGCACCAACCAGTGCAAGACCGATGCCAACTGCTCCGGGATCCAGAAGTGTTGCAGGAACGGCTGTGGCAAGGTCTCCTGTGTGACACCTATCCTCCACTGA